In a genomic window of Paracoccaceae bacterium:
- a CDS encoding tetratricopeptide repeat protein: MSSTENTSGLRRNLRRRLVAIVFADVANFSSMMSVDEVGTTISVANRLEKFRESIRAYSGDFKGSAGDNAFMVFESAVDAVTFAVEMQKTLAVENEGLSEEEQIWFRFGINLGEILVSGDEITGESINIAARIEAFASPGQVCISGAAYDHVSNKLGYGYEYLGGQDFKNIGRTIDVFQVHENPTTAAMTPGLRRNLENSAEFKERPIANQSIVVLPFGFQGSNTDDQWFAEGLTEDVTTNLSRFQEFFVIARGSANMYMDRTKSPAQAARELGVRYAVDGTVRKAGSRIRITLQLLDALQDRTIWGEQYNRNVEDIFDLQDEITQIIVSATAARIEATERDRMRLLPPANLMAYGFVLKGHRHVHKYTQPEVRQARGLYENAITSDSRYSRAYAAKSRTFNLDWRYDWADNPEAALDDALIFARQAIDLDEADARGFGELGFAHLYRKEHDPAINSYERALKLNPNDADVMSDMADALVHMGRSEEAVEMLQKAMRLNPFYPDQYIWHLGGAYFALEQYEDAINAIQTMQNPTEGRRILAASYAYLDRLDEARAQADLVRKAHPNFSVERWASVQPDKFAEDTQHFYDGMKRAGL; the protein is encoded by the coding sequence GTGAGTAGCACAGAGAATACATCTGGATTGCGCAGAAATCTCAGGCGACGCCTTGTGGCGATCGTTTTTGCCGACGTGGCAAATTTTAGCAGCATGATGAGCGTGGATGAGGTCGGTACAACCATCTCAGTTGCTAACCGACTGGAAAAATTCCGTGAATCCATTCGCGCGTATTCCGGTGATTTCAAGGGGTCAGCAGGTGACAATGCTTTTATGGTGTTCGAAAGCGCCGTCGACGCAGTTACTTTTGCAGTAGAAATGCAAAAAACGCTGGCGGTTGAAAACGAAGGTTTGTCGGAAGAAGAGCAGATCTGGTTCCGGTTTGGCATCAATCTTGGTGAAATACTTGTCAGTGGCGATGAAATTACCGGTGAAAGCATCAACATTGCGGCTCGGATTGAAGCTTTTGCCTCACCTGGGCAAGTGTGTATTTCAGGCGCCGCCTATGATCATGTCAGCAACAAGCTAGGCTATGGTTACGAATATCTTGGCGGTCAGGATTTCAAGAACATCGGCCGAACAATCGATGTCTTTCAAGTGCATGAAAACCCGACGACCGCGGCCATGACGCCAGGACTGCGCCGCAACCTCGAAAACTCTGCTGAGTTCAAAGAACGCCCCATCGCGAACCAGTCCATCGTCGTTCTGCCTTTTGGATTTCAGGGGAGCAACACGGATGATCAGTGGTTTGCAGAAGGCTTGACAGAAGACGTCACCACCAATCTGTCACGGTTTCAGGAATTTTTCGTGATCGCGCGCGGATCCGCGAATATGTATATGGACCGTACTAAATCGCCGGCACAGGCCGCGCGGGAGTTGGGTGTCCGTTATGCGGTCGACGGGACGGTGCGCAAGGCCGGCTCCCGGATCCGTATCACTCTACAACTCCTGGACGCCTTGCAAGACCGAACCATTTGGGGTGAACAATACAACCGTAACGTCGAAGATATCTTTGATCTGCAGGATGAGATCACGCAGATCATTGTCAGCGCGACAGCCGCGCGGATTGAAGCGACTGAACGGGATCGTATGCGCTTGTTGCCGCCAGCCAATCTGATGGCCTACGGGTTTGTACTCAAAGGTCATCGACACGTGCACAAATATACGCAACCGGAAGTACGTCAGGCACGTGGGCTGTACGAGAACGCCATTACCAGTGATTCACGGTATTCACGTGCCTATGCGGCAAAATCCCGTACTTTCAACCTGGACTGGCGCTATGATTGGGCTGACAACCCAGAAGCTGCATTGGATGATGCATTGATTTTTGCACGCCAGGCGATTGATCTGGACGAGGCCGACGCGCGTGGTTTTGGCGAACTTGGTTTTGCGCATCTTTACCGCAAAGAGCACGATCCGGCGATTAACTCTTATGAGCGGGCTTTGAAGCTAAATCCAAACGACGCCGATGTCATGTCAGACATGGCAGATGCATTGGTGCACATGGGACGTTCCGAAGAAGCTGTCGAAATGCTTCAAAAAGCCATGCGCCTAAACCCGTTTTACCCCGACCAATACATCTGGCATCTGGGTGGCGCTTATTTCGCGCTCGAGCAATATGAAGACGCAATAAACGCAATTCAAACAATGCAGAATCCCACCGAAGGTCGTCGTATCCTCGCGGCGAGCTATGCCTATCTGGATCGTCTCGATGAAGCTCGGGCGCAGGCAGATTTGGTGCGCAAAGCGCATCCCAATTTCTCTGTTGAACGCTGGGCGTCGGTACAGCCGGACAAGTTCGCAGAGGATACTCAGCACTTTTATGATGGCATGAAACGCGCAGGGCTTTGA
- a CDS encoding GNAT family protein: MSIETTGDITWRPLALADIANISNWFWDFQDVALFDRSLPVPTSEDALRESWSKSIEYQKSPCGFWFIAETENGEPLGIAGLESVNYIQGDGVLPFFVAKPFRKKGLASAMAVCVLDLAFKRLRLHRVTTFYRDDNAATKRAINKLGFIDEGKFREGWFVEGERKDIVIAGILGSEWLAKREQVIETVMQSCDLSFTPTCWKEGRE; the protein is encoded by the coding sequence ATGTCAATAGAAACCACTGGAGACATCACCTGGCGTCCCTTGGCGCTTGCCGACATTGCAAATATTTCAAACTGGTTCTGGGATTTTCAGGACGTCGCCCTTTTTGATAGGTCGCTTCCCGTTCCAACAAGTGAGGACGCGCTTCGTGAAAGTTGGAGCAAATCCATCGAATATCAAAAATCTCCCTGCGGGTTTTGGTTCATTGCCGAAACTGAAAACGGTGAACCTCTTGGTATCGCGGGGCTGGAATCTGTAAACTACATCCAAGGAGATGGGGTGCTGCCCTTCTTCGTTGCCAAGCCTTTCAGGAAGAAGGGACTGGCATCGGCAATGGCGGTGTGCGTTTTGGATCTTGCATTCAAGCGCCTGCGATTGCACCGGGTTACAACCTTTTATCGTGATGACAATGCTGCAACGAAACGGGCAATCAATAAGCTTGGATTTATTGATGAGGGGAAGTTCCGTGAAGGGTGGTTCGTTGAAGGCGAAAGAAAAGATATCGTAATTGCTGGTATTTTGGGTTCGGAATGGTTAGCCAAAAGAGAGCAGGTCATTGAAACGGTGATGCAATCCTGCGACCTTTCATTTACACCGACCTGTTGGAAAGAGGGCCGTGAGTAG
- a CDS encoding EAL domain-containing protein: MHLKNDAIAGDTTKLLVDALALPAFIVGLDHSVIFTNALADTLLLDSEGNSLLGRSIQSLLSQDKETQCLDEPFFSLTQTATRTVRLNSVGSKSVEFSVSALKDPQGSVFSYLFQWQRPTEQSLQDGSDATGLHRDTKPRHVGKAAEKTGQSSWETRCHIENDWRWQTTILSANHAIWDHDFERDQHFVSETWRQLRGLSQDDPFPKSNEAWLETIHPQDVDHIKNELRRLDSQETDIIDYKFRQKHTLGHWVWFMSSGRVMRRDKSGLPARIIGTDTDITDIKTVELERHRMADRLHIAMEAAGMARWEFDVGANYAYWDDRMLEIFEITDGINIRSSNAWANYIYPDDREATLALAAECLEQGKDIACDYRHMRKDGSIRHIRTRGKYVRDKEHGARYYGVNFDVTRDYERAEELEQARARLEHDSRHDALTGLANRRYLDDVFTRQSQYLDRADLRPAILHFDIDYFKQINDTLGHDAGDATLKHAAEILRKNVPEDALVARVGGDEFVVLLLSAPDPSELEEIAKNIIGDMSQPFFYGSQQCNTGTSIGIAVAEDAEPLDNGLFINADLALYAAKKAGRGRLQFFTREMKTEARRRKNSFDALLAGFDNGEITCHYQPQFDAQTLEMTGLEALVRWESKKFGLIMPDEFLSTAEDMGLVAHFDELVLRKTLHDLEKWEMQGFDIPRISVNVSSHRLNDPTLIKQLKPMGIPEGKIAFELLESAFLDLKNEVIERNLKQIERMGIDVEIDDFGSGHASIVSLLQVAPKRLKIDRFLIEPIVASNRQRDLIKTIIGIGQMLDVQVVAEGVESWEHVKVLQEIGCCYLQGYGLARPMDAEGVSTFMRELVTKNGCLAFG, encoded by the coding sequence ATGCACCTGAAGAACGACGCTATAGCTGGGGACACCACCAAGCTGCTGGTCGATGCACTGGCGCTGCCCGCCTTCATTGTTGGTTTGGATCACTCTGTAATCTTCACAAACGCCCTGGCAGACACCCTCTTGCTGGATAGCGAGGGTAATTCGCTTCTCGGTCGTTCCATACAATCCCTTCTCTCGCAGGACAAAGAAACCCAGTGCTTGGACGAACCGTTCTTTTCCCTCACGCAGACCGCTACCCGTACTGTCCGTCTCAATTCTGTCGGATCCAAAAGCGTCGAATTTTCTGTTTCCGCCCTGAAAGATCCGCAGGGTTCTGTCTTCAGCTATTTGTTTCAATGGCAACGACCTACGGAACAATCGCTCCAAGACGGGTCAGATGCGACCGGCCTGCATCGCGACACCAAACCAAGACATGTGGGAAAAGCCGCTGAAAAAACGGGTCAATCCAGCTGGGAGACGCGCTGTCATATCGAGAACGATTGGCGTTGGCAAACAACGATATTAAGCGCGAACCACGCTATTTGGGACCATGATTTTGAGCGAGATCAGCATTTTGTTTCCGAGACCTGGCGTCAACTGCGAGGTCTTTCTCAAGACGATCCATTCCCAAAATCCAATGAGGCTTGGTTGGAAACCATTCATCCCCAGGATGTTGACCATATTAAGAATGAGCTCCGGCGTCTCGATTCCCAGGAGACAGACATCATTGACTACAAGTTCCGGCAAAAACACACGCTCGGACATTGGGTTTGGTTCATGAGTAGCGGTCGTGTCATGCGCCGTGATAAATCGGGCCTGCCGGCGCGTATCATCGGGACTGATACGGACATTACCGATATCAAAACTGTCGAGTTGGAACGACACCGGATGGCAGATCGTCTGCATATCGCAATGGAAGCCGCTGGCATGGCGAGATGGGAATTCGACGTAGGAGCGAATTATGCGTATTGGGACGATCGCATGCTTGAGATCTTTGAGATCACGGATGGCATAAATATACGCAGCTCAAACGCTTGGGCAAACTACATTTATCCAGACGACAGAGAAGCAACACTCGCATTAGCGGCAGAATGCCTTGAACAAGGGAAAGACATAGCATGCGATTATCGTCACATGCGAAAAGACGGAAGCATCAGGCATATCCGGACACGCGGCAAATACGTTCGCGATAAAGAACACGGAGCACGATACTACGGCGTCAACTTTGACGTAACGCGCGATTACGAGCGCGCAGAAGAACTTGAACAAGCGCGGGCCCGTCTGGAACATGACAGCCGCCACGACGCACTCACGGGTTTAGCAAATCGCAGATACCTCGACGATGTATTCACGCGACAGTCGCAATATCTGGACCGCGCAGATCTCAGGCCCGCAATCCTTCACTTTGACATCGATTATTTCAAGCAAATAAATGACACTCTTGGACATGATGCAGGTGATGCCACTCTGAAACACGCCGCAGAAATCCTGAGAAAAAACGTGCCCGAAGATGCATTGGTTGCCCGCGTGGGGGGAGACGAATTCGTCGTGCTCCTGCTGAGTGCGCCCGACCCTTCCGAGTTGGAAGAAATAGCCAAGAATATCATTGGCGACATGTCACAACCGTTTTTTTATGGATCTCAACAATGCAATACGGGAACCAGCATTGGCATCGCTGTAGCCGAAGATGCGGAACCCTTGGACAACGGGTTGTTCATCAACGCCGATCTTGCACTCTATGCGGCAAAAAAGGCAGGTCGCGGCCGGCTTCAGTTTTTCACCCGAGAAATGAAAACAGAGGCGCGCCGTCGGAAAAACTCTTTTGACGCTCTGCTGGCGGGATTTGATAACGGCGAGATAACTTGCCATTACCAACCACAGTTTGACGCACAAACCTTGGAAATGACGGGTTTGGAAGCCCTTGTGCGGTGGGAAAGCAAGAAATTTGGGTTGATTATGCCAGATGAGTTTCTGTCGACCGCCGAAGACATGGGTCTAGTGGCGCATTTCGACGAACTCGTCTTGAGGAAGACACTGCACGATCTTGAAAAATGGGAAATGCAAGGATTTGATATCCCAAGAATTTCCGTCAATGTTTCATCGCATCGACTGAACGACCCTACTCTGATCAAACAGTTAAAACCTATGGGTATTCCGGAGGGTAAGATAGCATTTGAATTGCTTGAGTCCGCATTTCTGGATCTAAAAAACGAAGTTATCGAACGGAATCTAAAACAGATAGAACGTATGGGTATCGACGTGGAAATCGACGATTTCGGGAGCGGGCATGCCTCGATAGTAAGCTTGCTACAAGTTGCCCCGAAGCGTTTGAAAATCGACCGTTTTTTGATTGAGCCAATTGTGGCTTCAAATCGTCAGCGAGATTTGATCAAAACCATTATCGGGATCGGCCAAATGCTCGATGTACAGGTTGTCGCAGAGGGCGTAGAATCCTGGGAACATGTCAAGGTCTTGCAGGAAATCGGATGCTGTTACTTACAAGGATACGGTCTGGCGCGCCCTATGGACGCTGAAGGGGTGAGTACATTCATGCGAGAGTTGGTAACCAAAAATGGATGTCTGGCATTTGGTTGA
- a CDS encoding GntR family transcriptional regulator, protein MGGQIYDAIRLSIILEELKPGGTINETALASWFNVSRTPVREACQKLIEDGLVETRSKVGTVVASMDEARVREGIIIRRALEREVVRLLCKSDVDFRPLDKIIALQRVALSHEDHIEFFRVDEELHATLATLAGIPSAWRLSHSVKAHTDRARILLTRHLPNRINTAFDEHLEIIEAIKSRDVELAQALINKHINSALESVGHHV, encoded by the coding sequence ATGGGCGGTCAAATCTACGACGCCATCCGGCTCAGCATCATTCTGGAAGAATTGAAGCCAGGCGGAACGATCAACGAAACGGCTCTGGCATCTTGGTTTAACGTTAGTAGAACGCCAGTCCGGGAAGCGTGTCAAAAATTGATTGAAGATGGCCTTGTTGAAACGCGAAGCAAGGTTGGAACAGTGGTGGCATCTATGGACGAAGCCCGGGTGCGCGAAGGAATTATCATCCGCAGGGCGTTAGAACGTGAAGTTGTGCGCTTGCTATGCAAAAGCGACGTCGACTTTAGACCTCTGGATAAAATCATCGCACTGCAACGCGTCGCTTTGAGCCATGAAGATCACATTGAGTTCTTCCGCGTTGATGAAGAGTTGCACGCGACCCTCGCGACGCTCGCAGGAATACCGTCTGCCTGGCGTTTGTCGCACTCCGTCAAGGCGCATACGGACAGGGCACGGATATTGCTCACAAGGCATTTGCCAAACCGCATCAATACCGCATTTGATGAGCATCTGGAAATCATCGAGGCGATCAAGTCACGCGATGTCGAACTGGCACAGGCTCTGATCAACAAACATATCAATTCGGCCCTGGAATCTGTAGGTCACCATGTTTGA
- the uxuA gene encoding mannonate dehydratase, producing the protein MKEVWRWFGPQDMVSIEEIVQTGASGVVSALHHLANGAVWAPEEIKKRKAEITTHDDGRPTGLTWDVVESLPVSEEIKTQTGAWRAHIENYKTSLENLAAEGIKVVCYNFMPVLDWSRTDLDWVLNDGATCMRFDLVDFAVFDLFILKRPGAEVDVPRDIQKKARDRFETMADEQRQALVQNVVQGLPGANQSLTHDDLRVYLARYRGIDATLLKENQYAFLREVVPVAERLGMRLCCHPDDPPFPLLGLPRVMSTEQDYMELVQAIDSPANGITLCSGSLGVRAKNDLPGMMQRLGKHVHFLHLRNVHRDSEIVPTSFHEAAHLAGSTDMVALIAAVLAEETRRFTTGETVCEIPMRPDHGHKIADDFKRPVQPGYPYIGRLRGLAEIRGVSAALVSSFAQHSLTKDDAESDP; encoded by the coding sequence ATGAAAGAGGTATGGCGCTGGTTTGGGCCTCAAGACATGGTCTCAATTGAGGAAATCGTACAAACAGGTGCGAGCGGCGTAGTTTCAGCATTGCACCATCTCGCCAACGGCGCGGTTTGGGCACCAGAGGAAATCAAAAAACGTAAGGCTGAAATCACAACGCATGACGATGGCAGGCCAACCGGATTGACTTGGGATGTCGTGGAAAGCCTTCCGGTGTCCGAGGAGATTAAAACCCAGACCGGTGCATGGCGCGCGCACATCGAAAACTACAAGACCAGCTTAGAGAACCTGGCGGCTGAAGGCATCAAAGTCGTATGTTATAATTTCATGCCCGTGCTTGACTGGTCGCGCACCGATTTGGATTGGGTACTGAACGATGGCGCAACTTGCATGCGGTTTGACCTCGTCGACTTTGCAGTTTTCGATCTTTTCATTCTGAAACGGCCCGGTGCGGAGGTTGATGTGCCCCGCGACATACAGAAAAAAGCGCGGGACCGTTTTGAAACCATGGCGGATGAGCAGCGGCAAGCGCTGGTCCAGAATGTGGTTCAGGGCCTTCCTGGCGCCAACCAAAGTCTGACACATGATGATTTGCGCGTGTATCTTGCGCGATATCGCGGAATAGATGCCACGCTTCTGAAAGAAAACCAATACGCGTTCTTGAGGGAGGTTGTGCCAGTTGCGGAACGTCTCGGCATGCGCCTGTGCTGCCATCCCGATGACCCGCCATTTCCCCTGCTGGGACTGCCACGCGTAATGTCCACTGAACAAGATTACATGGAACTCGTCCAAGCAATTGACAGTCCAGCAAATGGCATAACACTTTGCAGCGGTTCATTGGGTGTCCGGGCCAAAAATGATCTGCCTGGGATGATGCAGCGTTTGGGAAAACACGTGCATTTCTTACATCTCAGGAACGTGCATCGCGACAGCGAGATCGTACCTACATCATTTCATGAAGCCGCGCATTTGGCAGGATCCACCGACATGGTGGCATTAATTGCCGCGGTCCTTGCGGAAGAAACACGTCGTTTCACAACCGGTGAGACAGTTTGTGAAATTCCAATGCGACCGGATCATGGCCATAAGATTGCGGATGATTTCAAACGTCCGGTCCAGCCGGGTTATCCTTACATTGGCCGATTGCGCGGGCTTGCGGAAATACGCGGTGTTTCGGCAGCGCTGGTGTCCTCTTTTGCTCAGCATTCCCTGACCAAAGATGATGCGGAGTCTGACCCGTGA
- a CDS encoding Gfo/Idh/MocA family oxidoreductase: protein MRLAVIGLGMASKPHLAALKRLAGTVEVAGVTNRNGARRQKVADQFGWPCFVDIDAICNCETVDGAIIITPPNARHEIVDKLSAAGKHILMEKPVERSFENARRIVDLCEKREVALGIVFQHRFRAGAVALRDLIQSKRLGDIYLARVTVPWWRDQSYYDQDGRGQYDSDGGGVLITQAIHVLDLMLSLTGPVSSVVALKGTTPLHQMEAEDFASAGLRFESGAMGSIVATTASFPGSAETLELDTQHAALRLTAGELVVHWRNGETDKFGEVTGTGGGSDPMDFPCDWHQSLIADFAANWQAGTPPSVTGRSALNVHALIDAIERSAQSGRQENVETLV from the coding sequence ATGAGACTTGCCGTTATTGGCCTTGGGATGGCCTCAAAACCACACCTAGCAGCTCTGAAACGGCTTGCGGGCACGGTTGAAGTTGCGGGCGTGACCAATCGCAACGGGGCACGTCGCCAAAAAGTGGCTGATCAGTTCGGATGGCCTTGCTTTGTGGACATCGACGCCATCTGCAACTGTGAGACAGTGGATGGCGCCATAATCATCACGCCGCCCAATGCCCGACATGAAATCGTGGATAAACTATCTGCAGCGGGCAAGCACATCCTGATGGAAAAACCCGTAGAGCGTTCTTTTGAAAACGCGCGGCGGATCGTCGATCTTTGTGAGAAACGAGAGGTTGCGCTTGGTATTGTCTTTCAGCACCGCTTTCGAGCCGGTGCTGTCGCGTTGCGCGATCTTATTCAATCCAAAAGACTTGGAGACATCTACCTAGCGCGAGTGACGGTGCCTTGGTGGCGCGACCAAAGCTATTACGATCAAGACGGCAGAGGGCAATACGACTCCGATGGTGGCGGCGTTTTGATTACTCAAGCCATTCATGTCCTTGATTTGATGTTGAGCCTCACCGGGCCGGTCAGTTCAGTTGTCGCGCTGAAGGGCACCACGCCGTTACATCAGATGGAAGCGGAGGATTTTGCGTCAGCCGGCTTGCGATTTGAGTCCGGAGCCATGGGATCGATTGTCGCAACAACTGCCAGCTTCCCGGGCAGCGCCGAAACCTTGGAACTGGATACGCAACATGCAGCATTGCGCCTGACCGCGGGCGAGCTGGTTGTACATTGGCGCAATGGAGAAACGGACAAATTTGGCGAAGTAACCGGGACCGGCGGCGGCAGCGATCCGATGGACTTCCCATGTGACTGGCATCAAAGCTTGATCGCGGACTTTGCCGCCAACTGGCAAGCAGGTACGCCGCCCTCGGTTACAGGGCGCTCCGCATTAAATGTACACGCGTTGATTGATGCCATTGAGCGTTCCGCCCAAAGCGGACGTCAAGAAAACGTGGAGACATTGGTATGA
- a CDS encoding Gfo/Idh/MocA family oxidoreductase has translation MTALKFAALGLDHRHIYGMAQGMVDVGCTFSSYWTKSEPQPLAGLVKRFPDVPREHDLQAILDDPEIALVLIAAPPADRAALSLRAMRHGKDVMLDKPGCLTLQELAEIEACIKSTGRIWSVNFSERFEVPAVTLADELLAEGRIGRVVHVLAVGPHRLNAPMRPDWFWTAKDYGGILGDIGTHQIDQFLHFTGSTDATITRSTVGNLNTPDHPEFQDFGELNLSSDTAHGYVRLDWFTPDAAPNWGDGRLTILGTKGFIELRKYMDIAGQPGTDHVFLVNGSDCTRFDASQAGTPYFARLRTDIERRSETACPQRHTLTVMRLAIEAQQKAIHLN, from the coding sequence ATGACCGCTCTCAAATTCGCAGCCCTCGGATTGGATCACCGCCACATCTACGGCATGGCCCAGGGCATGGTGGATGTTGGCTGCACCTTTTCAAGTTACTGGACAAAAAGCGAACCACAGCCTTTGGCCGGTTTGGTCAAGCGGTTTCCGGATGTGCCGCGTGAACATGATTTGCAAGCAATTCTGGATGATCCTGAAATCGCATTGGTGCTGATTGCAGCACCACCTGCCGATCGTGCGGCGCTTTCATTACGGGCCATGCGACATGGCAAAGACGTTATGCTGGACAAGCCGGGCTGCCTGACGCTGCAAGAGCTGGCTGAAATTGAGGCCTGCATTAAATCTACGGGCAGGATCTGGAGTGTGAATTTTTCAGAACGTTTCGAGGTGCCTGCCGTCACCTTGGCCGATGAGCTTCTGGCTGAGGGCCGCATCGGACGCGTGGTCCATGTTCTGGCGGTTGGGCCACATCGATTGAATGCGCCTATGCGGCCGGATTGGTTTTGGACCGCGAAAGACTATGGCGGTATTTTGGGCGACATCGGCACCCATCAAATCGACCAGTTCTTACATTTTACGGGTTCGACAGACGCCACGATCACGCGTTCAACCGTTGGTAATTTAAACACGCCGGATCATCCGGAGTTTCAAGATTTTGGAGAGTTGAACTTAAGCAGTGACACGGCGCATGGGTATGTGCGGTTAGATTGGTTTACGCCGGATGCTGCACCAAATTGGGGTGACGGGCGGCTGACGATTTTAGGCACAAAAGGCTTTATTGAACTGCGTAAATACATGGATATCGCAGGTCAGCCCGGAACGGATCATGTGTTTCTGGTCAATGGCTCGGACTGTACGCGCTTTGATGCTTCCCAAGCGGGCACACCATATTTTGCGCGGCTGCGTACTGACATTGAGCGGCGCAGCGAAACGGCCTGCCCACAACGCCACACGCTGACCGTGATGCGGTTGGCGATAGAAGCACAACAAAAGGCAATTCATTTGAACTAA
- a CDS encoding tripartite tricarboxylate transporter substrate binding protein, which yields MNIKQIITGAFTAALLAGPALADTWPSKPIQLIVPWGAGGATDQVTRVVAAELEGALGQSVVVVNQPGASGSIGSQAAWDATHDGYTWTAGAAKDLGTYAVTGKMDTSIKDWDLYLNSALASVISVPANSDITNLDEFLAALKAGGLKVGTSGVNSAGHSTIEALSAAVDGSYVHASYDGGANAVLSTVSGETDATTQLISEQIDMLRAGQLKAIAIISDADVEVPDVGTVTAVTAALPDFAVAPIYFGLFMPGDVPAEVKEKMQAAWNDVIANSAALAEYTEGRGSIKTVYSGDTAQDKVWASIQLNAWLLHDSGQSSVDPDKLGIARP from the coding sequence ATGAATATCAAACAAATTATCACCGGGGCGTTCACAGCCGCCCTTCTCGCGGGTCCAGCATTGGCGGACACTTGGCCCAGTAAACCCATTCAACTGATCGTGCCTTGGGGAGCAGGCGGCGCGACCGATCAGGTGACACGTGTTGTCGCGGCGGAACTTGAAGGCGCCTTGGGACAAAGCGTCGTCGTTGTAAACCAGCCCGGCGCTTCTGGATCGATTGGGTCGCAAGCCGCATGGGATGCGACGCATGACGGATACACCTGGACTGCTGGTGCAGCAAAGGATCTGGGCACTTATGCTGTCACAGGCAAAATGGACACATCGATTAAGGATTGGGACCTCTACCTGAATTCCGCTCTGGCGAGCGTTATCAGCGTTCCGGCCAATTCGGACATCACGAATTTGGATGAGTTTCTGGCCGCTTTGAAAGCCGGTGGTCTCAAGGTCGGTACGTCCGGGGTCAACTCGGCTGGGCATTCCACTATCGAAGCGCTTTCGGCAGCCGTTGATGGCAGCTACGTACACGCATCATATGATGGTGGAGCCAATGCAGTTTTGTCGACTGTGTCGGGTGAAACAGACGCAACGACACAGCTTATTTCTGAACAGATCGACATGCTCCGCGCGGGTCAGCTCAAGGCAATTGCAATCATTTCGGACGCAGATGTTGAGGTTCCAGATGTCGGGACCGTGACTGCAGTGACCGCAGCGCTGCCGGATTTTGCCGTTGCACCGATCTATTTTGGCCTCTTTATGCCTGGCGATGTTCCGGCAGAAGTCAAAGAAAAAATGCAAGCTGCTTGGAATGACGTCATTGCGAATTCAGCAGCACTCGCCGAGTACACTGAAGGTCGTGGCTCGATCAAAACTGTTTATTCGGGAGACACCGCGCAAGATAAAGTATGGGCATCCATTCAATTGAATGCATGGCTGTTGCATGACAGCGGACAGTCATCCGTGGATCCAGATAAACTGGGCATTGCGCGTCCATAA
- a CDS encoding tripartite tricarboxylate transporter TctB family protein, producing the protein METKASPRFVATHLYCIAQNRKIVIMTNAKLDRALGVLFVLIGSLVTYGAALMPRYGERDAQIYEAPGFTPALLGIALAICGVLLAFRPASDTQNTSFWDEVAGSSTSRKRAGAALGLTLTYGGLLFGRVPYFAATFVFVFAFICTFELLLRPADKANLRPTYLKTIVAGAVIATLCAGISQYAFETVFLVQLP; encoded by the coding sequence ATGGAAACCAAGGCGTCGCCGCGTTTTGTGGCGACGCATCTGTATTGCATTGCCCAAAACCGAAAAATAGTCATCATGACCAACGCCAAGCTGGACCGGGCCCTAGGGGTTCTATTCGTTCTGATCGGAAGTCTCGTTACTTACGGTGCGGCTTTGATGCCGCGCTACGGCGAGCGGGACGCCCAAATCTATGAAGCACCCGGATTCACACCGGCGCTTTTGGGTATCGCATTGGCTATCTGCGGTGTGCTTTTGGCATTCCGACCTGCGAGTGACACGCAAAACACATCGTTCTGGGACGAAGTTGCCGGGTCATCAACGTCGCGAAAGCGGGCCGGCGCGGCATTAGGGTTAACCCTCACGTATGGCGGCCTACTCTTTGGCAGAGTTCCCTATTTCGCGGCCACATTCGTTTTCGTCTTTGCTTTCATTTGCACGTTCGAATTGCTTTTACGCCCCGCAGACAAGGCCAATCTGCGACCAACTTATTTGAAAACGATTGTTGCCGGCGCCGTGATCGCCACACTTTGTGCCGGGATTTCGCAATACGCCTTCGAAACCGTGTTTCTGGTTCAACTGCCCTGA